In Harpia harpyja isolate bHarHar1 chromosome Z, bHarHar1 primary haplotype, whole genome shotgun sequence, a single window of DNA contains:
- the SLC26A6 gene encoding solute carrier family 26 member 6, which translates to MGMAVEMALSHRAPREVLSEADLEELAQRKPPTKPSLRSCLRKTRCSVSTAKSLLYRFLPFLRWMPRYPVKDWLLGDIVSGFSVGIMHLPQGLAYALLAGLPPVTGLYSSFYPVFLYFFFGTSRHNSVGPFAVISVMIGSVTDSLLPSENFMESVNGSNMTVNEARRDAARVELVATITVLTGIFQVALGLLQFGFVVTYLSDPLVRGYTTAASVHVLVSQLKNVFGVSLGEHSGPLSLFMTFIEICQKLPQTNVGTLVTAIIAMVAIFAVKEFNHIFATKLPMPIPIELITIIVSTGISYGVNLNAKFGISVVGHIPSGLKPPVVPNVSYFGQVVGNAFAIAVVGYAICISLGKIFALKHGYKVDSNQELIALGLCNFLGGFFQCFAISCSMSRSLVQESTGGNSQVAGVISSLVILVTILKIGELFRDLPKAILSAIIIINLKGMFKQFSDLRTLWKSNQVDLMVWIVTFVATLMLNLDIGLGASVAFGLLTVIFRTQLPHYSILGRVSDTDVYRDVAEYQMAQEVPGVKIFRSSSTLYFANVELYAEALKKKSGINVDRLIEKKKKALKKLKKQQKKAEKEKAKRKKDTEDGQNGPGVAVIELSGAEGSTPPKPTLHTLGLPQPSFHAVILDFSPVSFVDTVSIKILKNIFRDFHEIEADVFIAGCPEPVLAQLERGNFFSSAITKHCFFPSVHDAVLHISGEQRQTLVDLSTRM; encoded by the exons ATGGGCATGGCAGTGGAGATGGCACTGAGCCACCGAGCGCCCCGTGAGGTGCTGAGTGAGGCCGACCTGGAGGAGCTGGCACAGCGGAAACCTCCCACCAAGCCCTCACTGCGCAGCTGTCTCCGCAAGACCAG ATGCTCGGTCTCCACTGCCAAGTCCCTGCTTTACCGGTTCCTGCCCTTCCTGCGCTGGATGCCCCGCTACCCAGTCAAGGACTGGCTCCTGGGGGATATTGTCTCGGGCTTCAGTGTGGGCATCATGCACCTGCCCCAGG GGCTTGCCTACGCACTGCTGGCCGGGCTGCCGCCTGTCACTGGTCTCTACTCCTCCTTCTACCCCGTCTTCCTCTACTTCTTCTTTGGGACATCCAGGCACAACTCCGTGG gccCCTTTGCTGTCATCTCTGTCATGATCGGGAGCGTGACGGACTCCCTGCTGCCCAGCGAGAACTTCATGGAGTCCGTCAATGGCAGCAACATGACAGTCAATGAGGCACGGCGGGATGCTGCCAGGGTGGAGCTGGTGGCCACCATCACTGTCCTGACGGGCATATTCCAG GTGGCCCTGGGCCTGCTGCAGTTCGGCTTCGTGGTGACCTACCTCTCGGACCCGCTGGTGCGTGGCTACACCACTGCTGCCTCCGTGCATGTCCTCGTCTCCCAGCTCAAGAATGTCTTTGGGGTCTCCCTGGGCGAGCACTCAGGGCCGCTCTCACTGTTCATG ACCTTCATTGAGATTTGCCAGAAGCTGCCACAGACCAACGTGGGCACTCTGGTGACAGCCATCATTGCCATGGTGGCCATCTTCGCCGTGAAAGAGTTCAACCACATATTCGCCACCAAGCTGCCCATGCCTATCCCCATCGAGCTTATCACG ATCATTGTCTCCACTGGCATCTCCTATGGCGTCAACCTGAACGCCAAATTTGGCATCTCTGTGGTGGGCCACATCCCCAGCGG GTTGAAGCCGCCTGTGGTCCCTAACGTCAGCTACTTTGGGCAGGTTGTGGGCAATGCCTTCGCCATTGCTGTGGTGGGCTACGCCATCTGCATCTCCCTGGGTAAGATCTTTGCCCTGAAGCATGGCTACAAAGTGGACAGCAACCAG GAGCTGATCGCGCTGGGCCTCTGCAACTTCCTGGGGGGCTTCTTCCAGTGTTTTGCCATCAGCTGCTCCATGTCACGGAGCCTGGTGCAGGAGAGCACAGGGGGCAACAGCCAG GTAGCTGGTGTCATCTCATCCCTGGTCATCCTGGTGACCATCCTGAAGATCGGAGAGCTCTTCCGGGACCTGCCCAAG GCCATCTTGTctgccatcatcatcatcaacctCAAGGGTATGTTCAAGCAGTTCAGTGACCTCCGCACGCTCTGGAAGTCCAACCAGGTGGACCTG ATGGTCTGGATTGTGACCTTCGTGGCCACCCTCATGCTGAACTTGGACATTGGCCTGGGGGCCTCAGTGGCCTTCGGGCTGCTCACCGTCATCTTCCGCACCCAGCT cccccactaCTCCATCCTGGGGCGCGTCTCCGACACCGATGTCTACCGGGACGTGGCTGAATACCAGATG GCACAGGAGGTCCCTGGCGTGAAGATCTTTCGCTCCTCCTCCACCCTCTATTTTGCCAATGTGGAGCTGTATGCTGAGGCCCTGAAGAAAAAG AGCGGCATCAACGTGGACCGCCTGATCGAGAAGAAGAAGAAGGCCCTCAAGAagctgaagaaacagcagaagaaagcagagaaggagaaggcaaagagaaaaaag gaCACAGAGGATGGACAGAATGGTCCGGGCGTGGCAGTGATCGAGCTGAGCGGGGCGGAGGGCAGCACGCCCCCCAAGCCCACCTTGCAcaccctggggctgccccagcccagcttccACGCCGTCATCTTGGACTTCAGCCCCGTCAGCTTCGTGGACACCGTCTCCATCAAGATCCTGAAGAAC ATCTTCAGAGATTTCCATGAGATAGAAGCGGACGTCTTCATTGCTGGCTGCCCAG AGCCCGTCCTCGCCCAGCTGGAGCGGGGCAACTTCTTCAGCTCGGCCATCACCAAGCACTGCTTCTTCCCCTCGGTGCACGACGCTGTGCTCCACATCAGTGGGGAGCAGCGCCAGACCTTG GTGGACCTCAGCACCAGGATGTAG